A portion of the Bufo gargarizans isolate SCDJY-AF-19 chromosome 7, ASM1485885v1, whole genome shotgun sequence genome contains these proteins:
- the PTPRF gene encoding receptor-type tyrosine-protein phosphatase F isoform X2, producing the protein MVPYSPQTQLIVLAMLLYSAITTEADSEPVFIRKPDDQIGISGGVSSFVCQATGDPKPRITWMKKGKKVSSQRFEVIEFDDGSGSVLRIQPLRVHRDEAIYECTATNSMGEINSNAKLTVLEEEQLPHGFPMIDMGPQLKVVEKTRTATMLCAASGNPDPEISWYKDFLPVDTATSNGRIKQLRSGALQIENSEESDQGKYECVATNSAGTRYSAPANLYVRVRRVAPRFSIPPSSHEVMPGGSVNLTCVAVGAPMPYVKWMAGLEELTKEDEMPVGRNVLELTNIRESTNYTCVAISSLGMIEAVAQITVKALPKPPVAVTVTETTATSVTLTWDSGNPEPLSYYVIQYKPKAYEGSFQEVDGVATTRYSIGGLSPYSEYEFCVIAVNNIGRGPPSEVVEAQTGEQAPSGPPLRVQARMLSASTMIVQWDPPEEANGQIRGFRVYYTSDPHLPFNMWQKHNVVDSLLTTIAGLTTGITYSIRVLAFTSVGDGPPSDMVQVKTQQGVPAQPINFQAEAESDTRIMLTWRYSQQERIVSYELLYWEGQDGPQQKLTFAPSSFYAVEGLKPDTLYKFQLAASSSMGLGVYTPVIEARTAQSTPSAPPQNVECTSLSSTSIRVSWVAPPVSSRNGALTRYSLAYQAVAGEDTSRHVVDSIPPDISSWEIKDLEKWTEYRVYVRAHTDVGAGPDSPAVIVRTDEDVPSAPPRKVEVDSANSTSVRVSWKSPLPTKQNGQIRGYQVTYVRLEGGEPRGNPVIKDVMLAEAQEALITGLSPETTYSITVAAYTTKGDGARSKPKVVTTTGALPGKPSIGISTTTQNTALIQWHPPREVMGELLGYRLQYKRVDEERFITMDFGKNEHHYTLTKLHKGATYVFKLSAKNKAGFGEETEKEISTPEDAPSGFPQNLQVVGLTTSTTELSWDPPVLSERNGKITNYTVVYRDINSPQDLMNVTRDTHITLVNLKPDTTYDIKVRARTNKGLGPLSPSIQSRTMPVDQVFAKNFRVNAVMKTSVLLSWEVPDSYKSAVPFKILYNNQNVEVDGHSMRKLINNLQPDTEYSFVLMHRGSSAGGLQHRVSIRTAPDVLQSKPSSSSKYMEDGKFTLLLPRVQTASPVRWYYIVVVPLDSSRSSLSTPQSPEEMELEQILEAINQGSRRQKRQASRNQPYIAARLNTLPESFTLGDNKEYNGFVNKPLNVHLSYTCFVLAALEDGDTRKYAASPYSDDIVVEVVSTRQQEEPEMLWVMGPVLAVILIIIIVIAILLFKRKRTSSPPNKEDQTPGVKESLLGHSSDPVELRRLNYQTPGSSVPSYPNITSMRDHPPISINDLAEHIDRLKANDGLKFSQEYESIDPGQQFTWENSNHEVNKPKNRYANVIAYDHSRVILTSADAIPGSDYINGNYIDGYRKQNAYIATQGPLPETLSDFWRMVWEQRTTTIVMMTRLEEKSRVKCDQYWPSRGTETYGMIQVTLLDTVELATYTVRTFALYKNGSCEKREIRQFQFMAWPDHGVPEYPTPILAFLRRVKACNPTDAGPMVVHCSAGVGRTGCFIVIDAMLERIKLEKTVDIYGHVTCMRSQRNYMVQTEDQYIFIHEALLEAVMCGNTEVLARSLYAHIQKLSQVPPGESVTSMELEFKLLANSKAHTSRFISANLPCNKFKNRLVNIMPYEISRVCLQPIRGVEGSDYINASFIDGYRQQKGYIATQGPLAETTEDFWRMLWEHNSTIVVMLTKLREMGREKCHQYWPAERSARYQYFVVDPMAEYNMPQYILREFKVTDARDGQSRTIRQFQFTDWPEQGVPKTGEGFIDFIGQVHKTKEQFGQDGPITVHCSAGVGRTGVFITLSIVLERMRYEGVVDMFQTVKTLRTQRPAMVQTEDQYQLCYRAALEYLGSFDHYAT; encoded by the exons GAGCTTTGCAGATCGAAAACAGTGAAGAATCCGACCAGGGGAAGTATGAATGTGTGGCCACCAACAGCGCCGGAACTCGCTACTCCGCTCCCGCTAATCTCTACGTGCGTG TCCGGCGTGTGGCACCACGGTTTTCTATTCCACCCAGTAGCCATGAAGTCATGCCAGGAGGCAGTGTCAACTTAACCTGTGTGGCAGTTGGTGCTCCCATGCCTTATGTAAAGTGGATGGCTGGTCTGGAAGAACTTACCAAAGAAGATGAAATGCCCGTTGGACGTAATGTTCTGGAGCTGACCAATATTCGAGAATCCACCAATTACACCTGTGTGGCTATTTCTTCTCTGGGGATGATTGAGGCTGTTGCACAAATTACTGTGAAAG CATTGCCAAAGCCGCCAGTAGCCGTCACAGTAACGGAGACAACCGCCACTAGTGTCACCTTGACCTGGGATTCTGGGAACCCAGAGCCTCTTTCCTATTATGTGATCCAGTATAAACCCAAAGCATATGAAGGGTCTTTCCAGGAAGTTGATGGTGTCGCCACCACACGTTACAGTATTGGTGGGCTCAGCCCTTACTCTGAGTATGAGTTTTGTGTCATTGCCGTTAACAACATAGGTCGTGGACCTCCAAGTGAAGTGGTGGAAGCTCAGACAGGAGAACAGGCTCCTTCGGGTCCTCCTCTCAGAGTCCAGGCCCGCATGCTGAGTGCTAGTACTATGATAGTTCAATGGGATCCCCCCGAAGAAGCCAATGGACAAATAAGAGGGTTCCGAGTGTATTACACTTCAGACCCACATTTACCTTTTAACATGTGGCAAAAGCACAATGTTGTGGACAGCCTTTTGACAACTATTGCAGGACTAACCACCGGGATTACTTACAGTATCCGCGTTCTGGCATTCACATCGGTGGGCGATGGGCCACCCTCAGATATGGTCCAAGTGAAGACACAGCAGGGTG ttccAGCGCAGCCAATTAATTTCCAGGCAGAAGCTGAATCTGACACAAGAATTATGCTGACCTGGCGTTATAGTCAGCAAGAGCGCATTGTCTCATATGAACTTCTGTACTGGGAAGGGCAGGATGGGCCACAA CAAAAACTCACATTCGCCCCCTCATCATTTTACGCCGTTGAGGGGTTAAAGCCGGACACCCTGTATAAATTCCAGCTGGCGGCCAGCTCTTCTATGGGGCTAGGGGTTTACACACCAGTGATTGAGGCCAGGACAGCGCAGTCCA CACCATCTGCCCCGCCGCAAAATGTGGAGTGCACCAGCCTTAGCTCCACCTCCATCCGGGTAAGTTGGGTGGCTCCGCCAGTCTCCAGCCGCAATGGAGCTTTAACCCGCTACTCTCTGGCCTATCAAGCAGTTGCTGGGGAGGACACATCCCGGCATGTTGTGGACAGTATCCCACCAGACATATCCAGCTGGGAGATCAAGGATCTGGAGAAATGGACAGAGTACAGAGTTTATGTGCGAGCTCATACAGATGTAGGGGCTGGGCCTGATAGCCCCGCAGTCATTGTGCGGACAGATGAGGATG TGCCAAGTGCACCACCCAGGAAAGTTGAAGTCGATTCTGCGAATTCTACATCTGTGCGAGTGTCCTGGAAGTCTCCACTTCCCACTAAGCAAAATGGTCAGATACGGGGCTACCAGGTGACATATGTGCGCCTGGAAGGTGGAGAACCCCGAGGAAACCCTGTTATTAAGGATGTCATGTTGGCAGAAGCTCAG GAAGCCCTGATAACCGGTCTGTCTCCAGAAACCACCTATTCCATCACCGTCGCTGCATATACTACCAAAGGAGATGGTGCTAGGAGCAAACCCAAAGTCGTCACCACTACAGGAGCCT TGCCTGGGAAGCCGAGCATAGGGATTAGTACAACCACTCAAAATACTGCGCTCATCCAGTGGCATCCGCCTAGGGAGGTGATGGGAGAGCTGCTGGGATACCGCCTGCAGTATAAACGTGTGGACGAGGAGAGGTTTATCACTATGGACTTTGGAAAGAATGAGCACCACTACACGCTCACCAAGCTCCACAAGGGTGCCACGTATGTCTTCAAGTTGTCTGCCAAGAACAAGGCTGGTTTTGGAGAGGAGACTGAGAAGGAGATCTCTACTCCTGAGGATGCTCCTAGTGGCTTTCCACAAAACTTGCAAGTTGTTGGACTGACCACATCCACAACAGAACTTTCTTGGGATCCTCCAGTACTGTCAGAACGCAATGGAAAAATCACAAACTACACTGTGGTTTACCGTGACATTAACAGCCCACAGGATCTGATGAACGTCACACGAGACACTCACATCACACTGGTCAACCTCAAACCCGACACTACCTATGATATTAAAGTCCGGGCAAGGACAAATAAGGGGCTTGGACCTCTCAGTCCCAGCATACAGTCCCGCACCATGCCTGTGGACCAAG TATTTGCTAAGAACTTCAGAGTGAATGCTGTGATGAAAACATCGGTCTTGCTGAGCTGGGAAGTTCCTGACTCATACAAATCAGCCGTGCCTTTCAAG ATCCTATATAACAACCAGAACGTAGAAGTAGATGGTCATTCCATGCGCAAGCTGATCAACAACCTTCAACCAGACACAGAGTATTCCTTTGTACTCATGCACCGAGGCAGCAGCGCTGGTGGCCTGCAGCACCGAGTGTCCATTCGTACAGCCCCTGATGTGCTGCAGAGCAAGCCGTCCTCTTCAAGCAAATACATGGAGGATGGAAAATTTACTCTACTCTTGCCGAGGGTGCAAACAGCTTCGCCAGTTAG GTGGTATTACATTGTGGTCGTTCCGCTCGATAGTTCAAGGAGTAGCTTGAGTACACCGCAAAGTCCTGAGGAAATGGAGCTGGAACAG ATCCTAGAAGCCATTAATCAAGGCTCTCGTCGGCAAAAAAGACAAGCAAGCAGAAACCAGCCGTATATAGCAGCCAGGCTGAATACGCTCCCAGAATCGTTCACTCTTGGCGACAATAAAGAGTATAATGGGTTTGTCAACAAGCCTCTGAATGTACATCTAAGTTACACCTGCTTTGTGCTCGCAGCTCTAGAAGATGGTGACACG AGGAAGTATGCTGCCAGTCCATACTCCGATGACATTGTGGTAGAAGTAGTTTCAACCAGGCAGCAAGAAGAACCCGAGATGCTCTGGGTGATGGGTCCAGTTCTTGCCGTCATTCTTATTATTATCATAGTTATTGCTATTCTTCTCTTCAAAAG GAAAAGAACCAGTTCTCCCCCTAATAAAGAGGATCAAACACCAGGAGTCAAAGAATCCCTCTTGGGACATTCATCTGATCCAGTGGAACTGAGGCGTCTGAACTACCAAACTCCAG GTTCCAGTGTCCCCAGTTATCCGAATATCACAA GTATGAGGGATCATCCACCCATCTCTATCAATGATCTTGCTGAACACATTGACCGTCTGAAGGCCAATGATGGACTGAAGTTCTCCCAGGAATATGAG TCCATTGACCCTGGTCAGCAGTTCACGTGGGAGAATTCGAACCATGAGGTGAACAAACCAAAGAATCGTTATGCAAATGTTATTGCCTATGACCACTCCCGCGTCATCCTTACCTCAGCGGATG CTATCCCCGGCAGTGACTACATCAATGGCAACTACATCGATGGATACAGGAAACAGAATGCTTACATTGCCACACAAGGCCCACTTCCCGAGACGCTCAGCGACTTCTGGCGCATGGTGTGGGAGCAGAGGACGACCACCATTGTTATGATGACTCGTCTAGAAGAAAAATCCAGG GTGAAGTGTGACCAGTACTGGCCGAGCCGTGGCACAGAGACGTATGGAATGATCCAGGTCACCCTATTAGACACTGTAGAGCTGGCCACTTACACAGTGAGGACATTTGCACTCTATAAG AACGGCTCCTGTGAAAAGCGAGAAATCCGTCAGTTCCAGTTCATGGCGTGGCCGGACCATGGGGTCCCAGAGTACCCAACACCCATCCTGGCCTTCTTACGAAGAGTGAAAGCTTGCAACCCCACAGATGCCGGCCCTATGGTAGTTCACTGCAG TGCTGGTGTGGGCAGAACGGGGTGCTTTATAGTCATTGATGCCATGTTAGAGAGAATAAAGCTGGAGAAAACGGTGGACATCTACGGTCACGTGACCTGCATGCGCTCTCAGAGAAATTACATGGTACAGACGGAGGACCAGTACATCTTCATCCACGAGGCTTTACTAGAAGCAGTGATGTGCGGTAACACGGAAGTGCTGGCACGCAGCCTGTATGCACATATCCAGAAACTGTCTCAGGTCCCTCCAGGAGAGAGCGTCACCTCCATGGAGCTAGAGTTCAAG CTTTTGGCCAACTCTAAGGCTCACACCTCCCGGTTCATCAGTGCCAACCTACCATGCAACAAGTTCAAGAATCGGCTGGTTAATATAATGCCATACGAGATAAGTCGTGTTTGTCTTCAGCCTATACGTGGAGTGGAGGGGTCAGACTACATTAACGCCAGCTTCATTGATGGCTACAG gcAACAGAAAGGGTACATTGCTACTCAGGGACCCCTGGCAGAGACCACCGAGGATTTCTGGCGCATGCTGTGGGAGCATAATTCCACCATTGTGGTGATGCTGACAAAGCTGCGGGAGATGGGCCGG GAAAAGTGTCATCAGTACTGGCCAGCAGAACGCTCCGCACGGTACCAGTATTTCGTGGTGGACCCTATGGCTGAATATAACATGCCTCAGTACATCCTGCGTGAGTTCAAAGTGACAGATGCAAGG GATGGACAGTCTCGGACAATCAGACAGTTCCAGTTCACAGATTGGCCCGAGCAAGGAGTGCCAAAAACAGGAGAAGGCTTCATCGATTTTATTGGACAAGTGCATAAAACCAAGGAGCAGTTTGGACAGGACGGACCAATAACTGTTCACTGCAG TGCTGGTGTAGGGCGGACCGGAGTCTTCATCACACTCAGCATTGTCCTGGAGAGGATGAGGTATGAAGGAGTAGTGGACATGTTCCAGACTGTGAAGACTTTAAGAACACAGCGACCGGCCATGGTGCAAACAGAG GACCAGTATCAGCTGTGCTACAGAGCCGCATTGGAGTACCTAGGCAGCTTTGACCACTATGCAACATAA
- the PTPRF gene encoding receptor-type tyrosine-protein phosphatase F isoform X3: protein MVPYSPQTQLIVLAMLLYSAITTEADSEPVFIRKPDDQIGISGGVSSFVCQATGDPKPRITWMKKGKKVSSQRFEVIEFDDGSGSVLRIQPLRVHRDEAIYECTATNSMGEINSNAKLTVLEEEQLPHGFPMIDMGPQLKVVEKTRTATMLCAASGNPDPEISWYKDFLPVDTATSNGRIKQLRSGALQIENSEESDQGKYECVATNSAGTRYSAPANLYVRVRRVAPRFSIPPSSHEVMPGGSVNLTCVAVGAPMPYVKWMAGLEELTKEDEMPVGRNVLELTNIRESTNYTCVAISSLGMIEAVAQITVKALPKPPVAVTVTETTATSVTLTWDSGNPEPLSYYVIQYKPKAYEGSFQEVDGVATTRYSIGGLSPYSEYEFCVIAVNNIGRGPPSEVVEAQTGEQAPSGPPLRVQARMLSASTMIVQWDPPEEANGQIRGFRVYYTSDPHLPFNMWQKHNVVDSLLTTIAGLTTGITYSIRVLAFTSVGDGPPSDMVQVKTQQGVPAQPINFQAEAESDTRIMLTWRYSQQERIVSYELLYWEGQDGPQQKLTFAPSSFYAVEGLKPDTLYKFQLAASSSMGLGVYTPVIEARTAQSTPSAPPQNVECTSLSSTSIRVSWVAPPVSSRNGALTRYSLAYQAVAGEDTSRHVVDSIPPDISSWEIKDLEKWTEYRVYVRAHTDVGAGPDSPAVIVRTDEDVPSAPPRKVEVDSANSTSVRVSWKSPLPTKQNGQIRGYQVTYVRLEGGEPRGNPVIKDVMLAEAQWRPEESAEYEALITGLSPETTYSITVAAYTTKGDGARSKPKVVTTTGALPGKPSIGISTTTQNTALIQWHPPREVMGELLGYRLQYKRVDEERFITMDFGKNEHHYTLTKLHKGATYVFKLSAKNKAGFGEETEKEISTPEDAPSGFPQNLQVVGLTTSTTELSWDPPVLSERNGKITNYTVVYRDINSPQDLMNVTRDTHITLVNLKPDTTYDIKVRARTNKGLGPLSPSIQSRTMPVDQVFAKNFRVNAVMKTSVLLSWEVPDSYKSAVPFKILYNNQNVEVDGHSMRKLINNLQPDTEYSFVLMHRGSSAGGLQHRVSIRTAPDVLQSKPSSSSKYMEDGKFTLLLPRVQTASPVRWYYIVVVPLDSSRSSLSTPQSPEEMELEQILEAINQGSRRQKRQASRNQPYIAARLNTLPESFTLGDNKEYNGFVNKPLNVHLSYTCFVLAALEDGDTRKYAASPYSDDIVVEVVSTRQQEEPEMLWVMGPVLAVILIIIIVIAILLFKRKRTSSPPNKEDQTPGVKESLLGHSSDPVELRRLNYQTPGMRDHPPISINDLAEHIDRLKANDGLKFSQEYESIDPGQQFTWENSNHEVNKPKNRYANVIAYDHSRVILTSADAIPGSDYINGNYIDGYRKQNAYIATQGPLPETLSDFWRMVWEQRTTTIVMMTRLEEKSRVKCDQYWPSRGTETYGMIQVTLLDTVELATYTVRTFALYKNGSCEKREIRQFQFMAWPDHGVPEYPTPILAFLRRVKACNPTDAGPMVVHCSAGVGRTGCFIVIDAMLERIKLEKTVDIYGHVTCMRSQRNYMVQTEDQYIFIHEALLEAVMCGNTEVLARSLYAHIQKLSQVPPGESVTSMELEFKLLANSKAHTSRFISANLPCNKFKNRLVNIMPYEISRVCLQPIRGVEGSDYINASFIDGYRQQKGYIATQGPLAETTEDFWRMLWEHNSTIVVMLTKLREMGREKCHQYWPAERSARYQYFVVDPMAEYNMPQYILREFKVTDARDGQSRTIRQFQFTDWPEQGVPKTGEGFIDFIGQVHKTKEQFGQDGPITVHCSAGVGRTGVFITLSIVLERMRYEGVVDMFQTVKTLRTQRPAMVQTEDQYQLCYRAALEYLGSFDHYAT, encoded by the exons GAGCTTTGCAGATCGAAAACAGTGAAGAATCCGACCAGGGGAAGTATGAATGTGTGGCCACCAACAGCGCCGGAACTCGCTACTCCGCTCCCGCTAATCTCTACGTGCGTG TCCGGCGTGTGGCACCACGGTTTTCTATTCCACCCAGTAGCCATGAAGTCATGCCAGGAGGCAGTGTCAACTTAACCTGTGTGGCAGTTGGTGCTCCCATGCCTTATGTAAAGTGGATGGCTGGTCTGGAAGAACTTACCAAAGAAGATGAAATGCCCGTTGGACGTAATGTTCTGGAGCTGACCAATATTCGAGAATCCACCAATTACACCTGTGTGGCTATTTCTTCTCTGGGGATGATTGAGGCTGTTGCACAAATTACTGTGAAAG CATTGCCAAAGCCGCCAGTAGCCGTCACAGTAACGGAGACAACCGCCACTAGTGTCACCTTGACCTGGGATTCTGGGAACCCAGAGCCTCTTTCCTATTATGTGATCCAGTATAAACCCAAAGCATATGAAGGGTCTTTCCAGGAAGTTGATGGTGTCGCCACCACACGTTACAGTATTGGTGGGCTCAGCCCTTACTCTGAGTATGAGTTTTGTGTCATTGCCGTTAACAACATAGGTCGTGGACCTCCAAGTGAAGTGGTGGAAGCTCAGACAGGAGAACAGGCTCCTTCGGGTCCTCCTCTCAGAGTCCAGGCCCGCATGCTGAGTGCTAGTACTATGATAGTTCAATGGGATCCCCCCGAAGAAGCCAATGGACAAATAAGAGGGTTCCGAGTGTATTACACTTCAGACCCACATTTACCTTTTAACATGTGGCAAAAGCACAATGTTGTGGACAGCCTTTTGACAACTATTGCAGGACTAACCACCGGGATTACTTACAGTATCCGCGTTCTGGCATTCACATCGGTGGGCGATGGGCCACCCTCAGATATGGTCCAAGTGAAGACACAGCAGGGTG ttccAGCGCAGCCAATTAATTTCCAGGCAGAAGCTGAATCTGACACAAGAATTATGCTGACCTGGCGTTATAGTCAGCAAGAGCGCATTGTCTCATATGAACTTCTGTACTGGGAAGGGCAGGATGGGCCACAA CAAAAACTCACATTCGCCCCCTCATCATTTTACGCCGTTGAGGGGTTAAAGCCGGACACCCTGTATAAATTCCAGCTGGCGGCCAGCTCTTCTATGGGGCTAGGGGTTTACACACCAGTGATTGAGGCCAGGACAGCGCAGTCCA CACCATCTGCCCCGCCGCAAAATGTGGAGTGCACCAGCCTTAGCTCCACCTCCATCCGGGTAAGTTGGGTGGCTCCGCCAGTCTCCAGCCGCAATGGAGCTTTAACCCGCTACTCTCTGGCCTATCAAGCAGTTGCTGGGGAGGACACATCCCGGCATGTTGTGGACAGTATCCCACCAGACATATCCAGCTGGGAGATCAAGGATCTGGAGAAATGGACAGAGTACAGAGTTTATGTGCGAGCTCATACAGATGTAGGGGCTGGGCCTGATAGCCCCGCAGTCATTGTGCGGACAGATGAGGATG TGCCAAGTGCACCACCCAGGAAAGTTGAAGTCGATTCTGCGAATTCTACATCTGTGCGAGTGTCCTGGAAGTCTCCACTTCCCACTAAGCAAAATGGTCAGATACGGGGCTACCAGGTGACATATGTGCGCCTGGAAGGTGGAGAACCCCGAGGAAACCCTGTTATTAAGGATGTCATGTTGGCAGAAGCTCAG TGGAGACCAGAGGAATCTGCAGAATAC GAAGCCCTGATAACCGGTCTGTCTCCAGAAACCACCTATTCCATCACCGTCGCTGCATATACTACCAAAGGAGATGGTGCTAGGAGCAAACCCAAAGTCGTCACCACTACAGGAGCCT TGCCTGGGAAGCCGAGCATAGGGATTAGTACAACCACTCAAAATACTGCGCTCATCCAGTGGCATCCGCCTAGGGAGGTGATGGGAGAGCTGCTGGGATACCGCCTGCAGTATAAACGTGTGGACGAGGAGAGGTTTATCACTATGGACTTTGGAAAGAATGAGCACCACTACACGCTCACCAAGCTCCACAAGGGTGCCACGTATGTCTTCAAGTTGTCTGCCAAGAACAAGGCTGGTTTTGGAGAGGAGACTGAGAAGGAGATCTCTACTCCTGAGGATGCTCCTAGTGGCTTTCCACAAAACTTGCAAGTTGTTGGACTGACCACATCCACAACAGAACTTTCTTGGGATCCTCCAGTACTGTCAGAACGCAATGGAAAAATCACAAACTACACTGTGGTTTACCGTGACATTAACAGCCCACAGGATCTGATGAACGTCACACGAGACACTCACATCACACTGGTCAACCTCAAACCCGACACTACCTATGATATTAAAGTCCGGGCAAGGACAAATAAGGGGCTTGGACCTCTCAGTCCCAGCATACAGTCCCGCACCATGCCTGTGGACCAAG TATTTGCTAAGAACTTCAGAGTGAATGCTGTGATGAAAACATCGGTCTTGCTGAGCTGGGAAGTTCCTGACTCATACAAATCAGCCGTGCCTTTCAAG ATCCTATATAACAACCAGAACGTAGAAGTAGATGGTCATTCCATGCGCAAGCTGATCAACAACCTTCAACCAGACACAGAGTATTCCTTTGTACTCATGCACCGAGGCAGCAGCGCTGGTGGCCTGCAGCACCGAGTGTCCATTCGTACAGCCCCTGATGTGCTGCAGAGCAAGCCGTCCTCTTCAAGCAAATACATGGAGGATGGAAAATTTACTCTACTCTTGCCGAGGGTGCAAACAGCTTCGCCAGTTAG GTGGTATTACATTGTGGTCGTTCCGCTCGATAGTTCAAGGAGTAGCTTGAGTACACCGCAAAGTCCTGAGGAAATGGAGCTGGAACAG ATCCTAGAAGCCATTAATCAAGGCTCTCGTCGGCAAAAAAGACAAGCAAGCAGAAACCAGCCGTATATAGCAGCCAGGCTGAATACGCTCCCAGAATCGTTCACTCTTGGCGACAATAAAGAGTATAATGGGTTTGTCAACAAGCCTCTGAATGTACATCTAAGTTACACCTGCTTTGTGCTCGCAGCTCTAGAAGATGGTGACACG AGGAAGTATGCTGCCAGTCCATACTCCGATGACATTGTGGTAGAAGTAGTTTCAACCAGGCAGCAAGAAGAACCCGAGATGCTCTGGGTGATGGGTCCAGTTCTTGCCGTCATTCTTATTATTATCATAGTTATTGCTATTCTTCTCTTCAAAAG GAAAAGAACCAGTTCTCCCCCTAATAAAGAGGATCAAACACCAGGAGTCAAAGAATCCCTCTTGGGACATTCATCTGATCCAGTGGAACTGAGGCGTCTGAACTACCAAACTCCAG GTATGAGGGATCATCCACCCATCTCTATCAATGATCTTGCTGAACACATTGACCGTCTGAAGGCCAATGATGGACTGAAGTTCTCCCAGGAATATGAG TCCATTGACCCTGGTCAGCAGTTCACGTGGGAGAATTCGAACCATGAGGTGAACAAACCAAAGAATCGTTATGCAAATGTTATTGCCTATGACCACTCCCGCGTCATCCTTACCTCAGCGGATG CTATCCCCGGCAGTGACTACATCAATGGCAACTACATCGATGGATACAGGAAACAGAATGCTTACATTGCCACACAAGGCCCACTTCCCGAGACGCTCAGCGACTTCTGGCGCATGGTGTGGGAGCAGAGGACGACCACCATTGTTATGATGACTCGTCTAGAAGAAAAATCCAGG GTGAAGTGTGACCAGTACTGGCCGAGCCGTGGCACAGAGACGTATGGAATGATCCAGGTCACCCTATTAGACACTGTAGAGCTGGCCACTTACACAGTGAGGACATTTGCACTCTATAAG AACGGCTCCTGTGAAAAGCGAGAAATCCGTCAGTTCCAGTTCATGGCGTGGCCGGACCATGGGGTCCCAGAGTACCCAACACCCATCCTGGCCTTCTTACGAAGAGTGAAAGCTTGCAACCCCACAGATGCCGGCCCTATGGTAGTTCACTGCAG TGCTGGTGTGGGCAGAACGGGGTGCTTTATAGTCATTGATGCCATGTTAGAGAGAATAAAGCTGGAGAAAACGGTGGACATCTACGGTCACGTGACCTGCATGCGCTCTCAGAGAAATTACATGGTACAGACGGAGGACCAGTACATCTTCATCCACGAGGCTTTACTAGAAGCAGTGATGTGCGGTAACACGGAAGTGCTGGCACGCAGCCTGTATGCACATATCCAGAAACTGTCTCAGGTCCCTCCAGGAGAGAGCGTCACCTCCATGGAGCTAGAGTTCAAG CTTTTGGCCAACTCTAAGGCTCACACCTCCCGGTTCATCAGTGCCAACCTACCATGCAACAAGTTCAAGAATCGGCTGGTTAATATAATGCCATACGAGATAAGTCGTGTTTGTCTTCAGCCTATACGTGGAGTGGAGGGGTCAGACTACATTAACGCCAGCTTCATTGATGGCTACAG gcAACAGAAAGGGTACATTGCTACTCAGGGACCCCTGGCAGAGACCACCGAGGATTTCTGGCGCATGCTGTGGGAGCATAATTCCACCATTGTGGTGATGCTGACAAAGCTGCGGGAGATGGGCCGG GAAAAGTGTCATCAGTACTGGCCAGCAGAACGCTCCGCACGGTACCAGTATTTCGTGGTGGACCCTATGGCTGAATATAACATGCCTCAGTACATCCTGCGTGAGTTCAAAGTGACAGATGCAAGG GATGGACAGTCTCGGACAATCAGACAGTTCCAGTTCACAGATTGGCCCGAGCAAGGAGTGCCAAAAACAGGAGAAGGCTTCATCGATTTTATTGGACAAGTGCATAAAACCAAGGAGCAGTTTGGACAGGACGGACCAATAACTGTTCACTGCAG TGCTGGTGTAGGGCGGACCGGAGTCTTCATCACACTCAGCATTGTCCTGGAGAGGATGAGGTATGAAGGAGTAGTGGACATGTTCCAGACTGTGAAGACTTTAAGAACACAGCGACCGGCCATGGTGCAAACAGAG GACCAGTATCAGCTGTGCTACAGAGCCGCATTGGAGTACCTAGGCAGCTTTGACCACTATGCAACATAA